A single genomic interval of Gossypium raimondii isolate GPD5lz chromosome 11, ASM2569854v1, whole genome shotgun sequence harbors:
- the LOC105803138 gene encoding protein indeterminate-domain 12, with translation MFPAATMSNSTSLSEEANVSSGTRVQDFGGLNPVVTHQQLPQKMKKKRSLPGNPDPDAEVIALSPKTLLATNRFICEICNKGFQRDQNLQLHRRGHNLPWKLKQRNSKEVKKKAYVCPEPTCVHHHPSRALGDLTGIKKHYCRKHGEKKWKCEKCSKIYAVQSDWKAHSKTCGTREYRCDCGTLFSRKDSFITHRAFCDALAEESARLSANQLAAAANPALNPSSLFPYQNPWDPIQTSNPNPNDPLQVKPESQHFTPYFQEPPLPPPKALFTSPFQSLHVSNNPPSNAAATSATPQLSATALLQKATTVGATATQIKNNNYYYSMATHLSPDFSGFTAADLATWQKNSDRFTRDFLGLTRDHQGGNGNVNLSMNPRDVLSYTGGVELQHFERGQPLLRPQGFGFPEPYAATSETWGDC, from the exons ATGTTTCCTGCTGCAACTATGTCCAATTCTACTTCTTTGTCTGAGGAAGCTAATGTTTCTTCTGGTACTAGAGTTCAAGACTTTGGTGGCTTAAATCCTGTTGTTACTCACCAGCAGCTGCCacagaaaatgaagaagaaaagaagccTCCCTGGGAACCCTG ACCCAGATGCTGAAGTGATTGCTTTATCTCCAAAGACGCTATTGGCTACCAACAGATTCATATGTGAGATCTGTAACAAAGGTTTCCAGAGAGATCAGAACCTTCAGCTTCATAGAAGAGGACATAACCTTCCATGGAAGCTGAAGCAAAGAAACAGCAAAGAGGTCAAAAAGAAAGCCTATGTTTGCCCTGAGCCTACATGTGTCCACCACCATCCTTCAAGGGCTTTAGGTGATCTTACTGGCATCAAGAAACACTATTGCAGAAAACATGGAGAGAAAAAATGGAAGTGTGAGAAATGCTCCAAGATCTATGCTGTTCAATCAGATTGGAAGGCTCATTCTAAGACCTGTGGAACAAGAGAATACAGATGTGATTGCGGAACCCTTTTCTCAAG GAAGGACAGCTTCATAACTCACAGAGCGTTTTGCGATGCATTGGCTGAAGAAAGTGCAAGACTCTCTGCCAACCAACTTGCCGCCGCCGCAAATCCAGCTCTCAACCCATCTTCGCTTTTCCCTTACCAAAATCCATGGGACCCTATTCAAACctctaaccctaaccctaatgaCCCACTTCAAGTCAAGCCCGAGTCTCAGCATTTCACGCCATACTTCCAAGAACCGCCACTCCCGCCTCCAAAGGCCCTGTTCACCTCACCTTTCCAAAGCCTCCACGTCAGCAACAATCCTCCCTCCAATGCTGCTGCCACGTCGGCCACTCCTCAGTTGTCAGCCACTGCACTCCTTCAAAAGGCTACCACCGTTGGTGCCACCGCCACGCAGATAAAGAACAACAATTATTACTACAGCATGGCGACTCATTTATCCCCAGATTTCTCGGGTTTCACGGCTGCAGACCTGGCCACGTGGCAAAAGAACAGCGACCGTTTCACCAGGGACTTTCTAGGATTGACCAGGGACCATCAAGGTGGCAATGGGAACGTTAACCTTAGCATGAACCCGAGAGATGTATTAAGCTACACCGGGGGAGTGGAGTTGCAGCACTTTGAGAGAGGCCAACCCCTGTTGAGGCCCCAAGGTTTTGGATTCCCTGAGCCCTACGCCGCTACTTCGGAAACCTGGGgtgattgttaa
- the LOC105803136 gene encoding heat stress transcription factor A-6b isoform X1, with translation MNPYFPVKEEYPSSSYSQSDDDAPRMMEPPQPVEGLHDSGPPPFLTKTFDMVDDPSTNYIVSWSSGGSSFIVWDPHSFSTNLLPRYFKHNNFSSFVRQLNTYGFRKIDSDRWEFANEGFVRGQRDLLKSIRRRKTTTSQLPTSQQALGPCVEVGRFGLDGEVDRLRSDNQVLMMELVTLRQQQLSTRAYIQAIEERLQCTEKKQQQMMSFLARAMQNPSFLQQLMQQKERTKDLEEAMSRKRMRPIDQRPLAVDVGESSRGSDGTNPVKIKTLEFGDYGYQVTELEALALEMQGYGRTRRGQEESQNGHDHRESHDKELDEGFWEELLNEKFLELDIPGTELARD, from the exons ATGAATCCATATTTTCCGGTAAAGGAAGAGTATCCGAGTTCAAGTTATTCACAGTCCGACGATGATGCGCCACGGATGATGGAGCCGCCGCAACCGGTAGAGGGTCTCCACGATTCAGGGCCGCCGCCATTCCTTACCAAGACCTTCGACATGGTGGATGATCCTAGTACTAACTACATAGTTTCTTGGAGCAGCGGAGGCAGCAGCTTTATTGTATGGGATCCTCACTCTTTCTCCACTAATCTCCTCCCTAGATATTTCAAGCACAATAATTTCTCTAGTTTTGTTAGGCAGCTCAATACTTAT GGTTTTAGAAAGATTGATTCAGACAGATGGGAGTTTGCCAATGAAGGTTTTGTCAGAGGCCAAAGGGATCTTCTAAAGAGTATTAGGAGAAGGAAGACCACAACATCTCAGCTCCCAACATCTCAACAAGCTCTTGGTCCTTGTGTTGAAGTTGGCAGGTTTGGACTAGATGGAGAAGTTGATCGTTTGAGGAGTGACAATCAGGTCTTAATGATGGAATTAGTGACGCTAAGACAGCAGCAACTGAGCACTCGAGCTTATATTCAGGCCATCGAAGAAAGGCTGCAATGCACAGAAAAGAAGCAGCAGCAAATGATGTCTTTCTTGGCAAGAGCAATGCAGAATCCGTCATTTCTGCAGCAGTTAATGCAACAAAAGGAGAGAACAAAGGACCTTGAAGAAGCCATGTCTAGGAAAAGGATGCGGCCAATCGATCAACGACCTCTTGCTGTAGACGTAGGTGAATCAAGCCGAGGTAGCGATGGGACGAATCctgttaaaattaaaactttagaaTTTGGTGATTATGGATACCAAGTAACAGAATTGGAAGCACTTGCACTGGAAATGCAAGGGTATGGTAGGACAAGAAGGGGGCAAGAGGAATCCCAAAATGGGCATGACCATCGAGAGAGCCATGACAAAGAACTTGATGAAGGATTTTGGGAAGAATTATTGAATGAGAAATTTTTAGAGTTAGATATACCAGGAACTGAACTTGCTAGAGATTAA
- the LOC105803136 gene encoding heat stress transcription factor A-6b isoform X2, which produces MNPYFPVKEEYPSSSYSQSDDDAPRMMEPPQPVEGLHDSGPPPFLTKTFDMVDDPSTNYIVSWSSGGSSFIGFRKIDSDRWEFANEGFVRGQRDLLKSIRRRKTTTSQLPTSQQALGPCVEVGRFGLDGEVDRLRSDNQVLMMELVTLRQQQLSTRAYIQAIEERLQCTEKKQQQMMSFLARAMQNPSFLQQLMQQKERTKDLEEAMSRKRMRPIDQRPLAVDVGESSRGSDGTNPVKIKTLEFGDYGYQVTELEALALEMQGYGRTRRGQEESQNGHDHRESHDKELDEGFWEELLNEKFLELDIPGTELARD; this is translated from the exons ATGAATCCATATTTTCCGGTAAAGGAAGAGTATCCGAGTTCAAGTTATTCACAGTCCGACGATGATGCGCCACGGATGATGGAGCCGCCGCAACCGGTAGAGGGTCTCCACGATTCAGGGCCGCCGCCATTCCTTACCAAGACCTTCGACATGGTGGATGATCCTAGTACTAACTACATAGTTTCTTGGAGCAGCGGAGGCAGCAGCTTTATT GGTTTTAGAAAGATTGATTCAGACAGATGGGAGTTTGCCAATGAAGGTTTTGTCAGAGGCCAAAGGGATCTTCTAAAGAGTATTAGGAGAAGGAAGACCACAACATCTCAGCTCCCAACATCTCAACAAGCTCTTGGTCCTTGTGTTGAAGTTGGCAGGTTTGGACTAGATGGAGAAGTTGATCGTTTGAGGAGTGACAATCAGGTCTTAATGATGGAATTAGTGACGCTAAGACAGCAGCAACTGAGCACTCGAGCTTATATTCAGGCCATCGAAGAAAGGCTGCAATGCACAGAAAAGAAGCAGCAGCAAATGATGTCTTTCTTGGCAAGAGCAATGCAGAATCCGTCATTTCTGCAGCAGTTAATGCAACAAAAGGAGAGAACAAAGGACCTTGAAGAAGCCATGTCTAGGAAAAGGATGCGGCCAATCGATCAACGACCTCTTGCTGTAGACGTAGGTGAATCAAGCCGAGGTAGCGATGGGACGAATCctgttaaaattaaaactttagaaTTTGGTGATTATGGATACCAAGTAACAGAATTGGAAGCACTTGCACTGGAAATGCAAGGGTATGGTAGGACAAGAAGGGGGCAAGAGGAATCCCAAAATGGGCATGACCATCGAGAGAGCCATGACAAAGAACTTGATGAAGGATTTTGGGAAGAATTATTGAATGAGAAATTTTTAGAGTTAGATATACCAGGAACTGAACTTGCTAGAGATTAA
- the LOC105803134 gene encoding ETO1-like protein 1: MRTFFPSDSCKESQLNAINPQSWLQVERGKLSKLSSSHTNSSSIESFIKVPEPPILPFFKPIDYVEVLAQIHEEMESCSPQERSTLYLLQFQIFRGLGETKLMRRSLRSAWQRAGTVHEKLVFGAWLRYEKQGEELIADLLATCNKCAQEFGPVDVSQLQVEVNGCSKETVAMNGDKSLKNVNFKIGDEIIVCDRQKIASLSAPFHAMLNGYFTESSSQDIDLSENNISPLGMRTISEFSITGSLSEVHPDLLLEILVFSNKFCCERLKDACDRKLASLVCTKDDAVEFMEYAIEQNSPVLAASCLQVFLHELPVCLNDERVVEIFSHADRQQRSIMVGQASFSLYCLLSEVAMNLDPRSDKTVCFLEQLIESAETDREKLLAFHQLGCVRLLRKEYDVAEGLFEKAVSLGHVYSIAGLARLGYIKGHKLCSYEKLSSVISSVNPLGWMYQERSLYCEGDKRSEDLEKATELDPTLTYPYMYRAASLMMKQNVQAALAEINRVLGFKLALECMELRFCLYLAIEDYKAAIRDVQAILTLSPDYRMFEGRVAASHLRTLVREHVGSWTTADCWMQLYDRWSSVDDIGSLSVIYQMLESGGAKGVLYFRQSLLLLRLNCPDAAMRSLELARRHASSEHERLVYEGWILYDTGHCEEGLRKAEESIKISRSFEAFFLKAYALADSSLDSSCSSTVISLLENALKCPSDNLRKGQALNNLGSVLVDCGKLDSAADCYINALKIRHTRAHQGLARVHFLKNDKATAYVEMTKLIEKAKNNASAYEKRSEYCDRDLTKADLEMVTRIDPLRVYPYRYRAAVLMDSRKEKEAIAELSRAIAFKADLHLLHLRAAFHEHVGDVLAALRDCRAALSVDPNHQEMLELHSRVNSHEP; this comes from the exons ATGAGGACTTTCTTTCCCTCTGATTCATGTAAAGAGTCACAGCTTAATGCTATTAACCCTCAGTCTTGGCTCCAAGTTGAAAGAGGGAAGCTTTCCAAATTATCTTCTTCCCATACCAATTCTTCATCCAT AgaatcatttatcaaggttCCTGAGCCACCGATATTGCCCTTCTTTAAACCTATTGACTACGTAGAGGTTTTAGCTCAAATTCATGAAGAGATGGAGTCATGTTCTCCTCAAGAGAGGTCGACTctttatttattacaatttcaGATCTTTAGGGGCCTTGGAGAAACCAAATTGATGCGAAGAAGCCTCCGCTCTGCTTGGCAGAGGGCTGGCACTGTCCATGAGAAGCTTGTTTTTGGGGCATGGTTAAGGTATGAAAAGCAAGGAGAAGAACTTATTGCTGACTTGCTTGCGACTTGCAATAAGTGCGCACAAGAGTTTGGGCCAGTAGATGTTTCTCAGCTTCAAGTCGAGGTGAATGGCTGTTCGAAGGAGACTGTTGCGATGAATGGGGACAAGAGCCTGAAAAATGTGAACTTTAAGATTGGTGATGAGATAATAGTTTGTGATAGGCAGAAGATTGCTTCTCTTTCGGCCCCATTTCATGCTATGCTTAATGGGTACTTCACTGAGTCGTCTTCTCAGGACATAGATTTATCTGAAAACAATATCTCCCCATTGGGTATGAGGACAATTAGTGAGTTCAGCATCACAGGCAGTTTGAGTGAAGTTCATCCTGATCTTTTGTTGGAAATTCTAGTTTTTTCAAATAAGTTTTGTTGCGAAAGACTCAAAGATGCTTGTGATAGGAAACTTGCATCTTTGGTTTGCACCAAAGATGATGCTGTGGAGTTTATGGAATACGCCATTGAACAGAATTCCCCTGTCCTGGCAGCATCATGTCTGCAAGTTTTCTTACACGAACTGCCTGTTTGTTTGAATGATGAACGGGTGGTGGAAATATTTAGCCATGCAGATAGACAACAGAGATCAATCATGGTTGGACAGGCCTCATTTTCTCTGTATTGTTTGTTAAGTGAAGTAGCTATGAACCTTGATCCCCGATCTGATAAAACTGTTTGTTTCCTAGAACAATTGATTGAATCAGCTGAAACTGATAGAGAGAAATTGCTAGCTTTTCATCAGTTGGGATGTGTAAGGCTTCTGAGGAAAGAGTATGATGTAGCTGAAGGTCTTTTTGAGAAAGCTGTGAGTTTGGGTCATGTTTACTCCATTGCTGGTTTGGCTAGACTGGGTTACATTAAGGGTCATAAACTCTGTTCTTATGAGAAGCTGAGCTCCGTGATTTCTTCTGTTAACCCACTGGGGTGGATGTATCAGGAAAGGTCATTATACTGTGAAGGTGATAAAAGGTCAGAAGACCTTGAGAAAGCAACCGAACTTGACCCAACTCTCACATACCCCTATATGTATCGGGCTGCTTCCCTAATGATGAAACAGAATGTTCAAGCTGCTCTTGCTGAGATCAACCGTGTTCTTGGGTTTAAACTTGCATTAGAATGCATGGAACTCcgattttgtctttatttagcTATTGAGGATTACAAAGCAGCCATTCGTGATGTTCAGGCAATTCTAACACTTTCCCCAGATTACAGAATGTTTGAGGGACGAGTGGCAGCATCCCATCTCCGTACGCTTGTGCGTGAGCATGTTGGCAGTTGGACAACTGCAGATTGTTGGATGCAGTTGTATGATAGGTGGTCTTCTGTTGATGATATTGGATCTCTCTCCGTAATCTATCAGATGCTTGAATCTGGTGGGGCAAAAGGTGTTTTATACTTCAGACAATCATTGCTTCTCCTCAG GTTGAATTGTCCTGATGCGGCTATGCGAAGTTTAGAATTAGCTCGTAGACATGCATCCAGTGAGCATGAACGCCTGGTTTACGAGGGATGGATCCTATATGATACTGGTCACTGTGAGGAAGGGCTTCGAAAGGCAGAAGAGTCTATTAAAATTAGTAGATCCTTTGAGGCGTTCTTCCTTAAAGCGTATGCATTGGCTGACTCTAGTCTCGATTCATCTTGTTCTTCAACGGTTATTTCACTGCTTGAAAATGCCTTGAAATGCCCCTCAGATAATCTTCGGAAAGGTCAA GCTCTTAATAATCTTGGAAGTGTCTTGGTTGATTGTGGGAAATTAGACTCAGCAGCCGACTGCTACATTAATGCCCTTAAAATTCGTCACACGAGAGCCCATCAAGGCCTTGCACGTGTCCATTTTCTCAAAAATGATAAGGCCACCGCATATGTTGAAATGACCAAACTTATTGAAAAGGCTAAAAATAATGCATCCGCATATGAGAAGAGGTCCGAGTACTGTGACCGTGACCTCACAAAGGCAGATCTTGAGATGGTCACTCGAATAGATCCACTCAGGGTATATCCTTACCGGTATCGAGCTGCAG TGTTAATGGATAGCCGCAAGGAGAAGGAAGCCATTGCAGAACTGTCAAGGGCAATTGCATTTAAAGCAGACCTTCACCTTCTACACCTACGAGCTGCCTTCCATGAGCATGTTGGTGATGTCTTGGCTGCCCTTCGAGATTGTCGAGCAGCTCTCTCTGTTGATCCTAACCATCAAGAAATGTTGGAACTTCACAGCCGTGTCAACAGCCATGAACCATGA